TGATGATGCACAGCGCGCCCTTTCACACCTTCGATAACGGACCCACAGGCTTGAGCGGTGTCATGAACCCCGCCTGGTTCTCCTCCAATGGCACACTCATCATCGCAGACTCGCCCATTGAATTTGGCATGAATCAACCGCCCGCGGACTATCCACGCTTCAAATGGAGCTTTGTCACCGATGGACGCGGCGCCTTCTCCGACCGTCCCTTTCTTGATAAAGGCGGGGTGGGGGATGGGATGTTCACCTTCAAAGGAAATTCTCTCGATCTCAAATTCTCCTTTTCCGAAAACGCGGTCACTGCCTACGAAAACCAGATCAAACATTTCGGGCATCCATCTGAACTGCCGCCTGAAGGCTTATTCACCAAACCCACATGGACGACATGGGCAAGATACAAAACTGCCATCAATCAGGAAGTCGTTTTGAAGTTTGCAGATGAGATCATCCAAAACGGCTATCCCTATCATGTGATGGAGATCGACGACCGCTGGCAGGTCTATTACGGTGATTTGGACTTTGACCCTCAACGATTCCCTGACCCCAAAGCGATGATCGATGAACTACATGCGAAGGGATTCAAAGTCACCACGTGGGTTATCCCATTTTTGAATGAACGCTCAAATGCCTTTGCCGAAGGGAAAAAGAATGGTTGGCTTGTGCGCCGCACAGATGGTTCTCCGTACCTCGTGCCGTGGTGGCAGGGACATGGCGGCTTGCTGGACGTCACCCATCCGTCGGCGTTGGAATGGTTCTTCGAACGGCTGAATCAGTTACAGGTCAAGACAGGAGCCGATGGCTTCAAGTTCGATGCGAGCGAGGCATGCTTCCTTCCCATTGATGCGGTCACACATCAAAAAATCCATCCTAACGAATATACAAATATTTATGTGGATGCGGTAGCGAAGCACCATCGCTTAACCGAAGTGCGCTCGGGTTGGAAAAACCAATCCACGCCGATCTTTTTCCGCCAGTGGGATAAGACAACTTCGTGGGGATTGGATAACGGTTTGCACTCGGTGTTGACTGGTGCATTGGCGATGAGTTTGGCGGGCTACCCGTTCATCCTGCCCGACATGGTGGGCGGCAACGAATACGATGAAAAAGCGGATGCCGATCTGATGATCCGTTGGACGCAGTTGAACGCGCTGCTGCCTTCGATGCAATTCAGTCTTGCTCCATGGGATTATGGCGCGGACGCCGCCGAGCTTTGCCGTCTCTTCGCGAACCTGCACGTGGAATTCGCGCCGAAGATTTTGGAGATTGCTCGCGCCACAGTTGCAAAGGGACAGCCGATCATCCGCCCCATCTTCTGGCTCGACCCATCGGATGAACGCGCCCTGACCTGTGGCGATGAGTTTTTGCTGGGCGATGAATTTTTGGTTGCGCCTGTAGTGACACCGAACACCACGCAGCGCGATGTTTATCTTCCAAAAGGTGAGTGGCAAAACTATTGGACAGGTGAGACAATCCCTGGCAACACTTTGCTCGAACATTACCCAACCCCGCTTGATACCTTGCCGATTTTCAAACGAATCAAATGACGAAGAACAACATGACAACCTGTAAATTCCCGCATAACTTTCTTTGTGGCGCCGCCGCTGTCCTTGATCTCACTGGTCACGACGGGCGGAAATACTCCGCGCAGGAGATTCATGATATCACCCGGCGCCCCTGAGCGAGGATTTTAATTGTGGAAATAAAGTCTCTGCCTTAGCTATTCGCCAATACTTTTCTGGCAACTTCTTCAAAATGGTCATCTGTTTTAATGAGAGGAACAGCTTTCATTTCATGGGGAGATGTTTTGCCTTTGAGTTCCTCTGCAAGTTTTTCGGCACGGGCTTTGGTCTTCAACAAGGCAGACGAATTGGCAAGGCAATAAAGTGATAACTGAAGAGCGAATAACAGATTTCCGCGTTTTGCCTGGAGGTCTGCAATATCAACGAGCACATCCAATGCCGTAAGAGGTCCCTGCGTGTCGAGCGAAAGCCGCAAGGATTCATGCCAGAGATTTTCGGCCTCCTTATCATTTCCCAATGCAAACGCGCTTCGTCCCATTTCTGAGAGCAGGCGTGCAATATCCCAGCGCGCGCCAAGTTCTGTGAAATATTGCAAGCTTTTCTGGAATGCTTCATATGCCTCGGCATGTTTTTCTTGCGCCTGCGCCAAAAGCCCCATGCTACGATAGGCATTTCCCAGCCCCATACGATCCCCGATCATGGTGTTGATGGCGATGCTTTCTTCCAGCGCGGCTTGGGCTTCATCATATTTTTGCGCATCCTTCGCGCTCAAACTGAGAGACGTGAGTCCAAATGCGGTAAAACGCAAATCACCGGTTCTTCGCCAGGCATCCACGGCGGCTTGAAACTGTTCATGCATCGTTTCGGTTTTGCCAAGCAGCATATCCACGCCGACCAATTCCGTCAGACAAAGAGCTTCATACCATGGGTCATGGATGCTGCGGGCGGTTTGCAATCCTTTTTCGAATAAATCCGAAGCACGGCTAAGATCGCCCATGATGATGTTGATGATCCCTAAAAAGGTAAGGGCTTCCTCAAGAATGGTTGGATCATGGACATTCTTCAAAACCGCAAGGCTTTGTTCGAGCATGCGCTGAGCTTCTTCGTGCCGTGACGTTCGAAGCGCGAAAAGGGAACGGGTGGTCAAGGTATGTGCCAGCGACTTCTTTTCCTCATCCTTCAAAGATCGATTCGCCAGGGCATCTTGAATGTGCTTGAGATAATCCAACCCTTCCTGATACCAGCCCAATGTATCGTATAACGTCGAGTAGGCGCTCAACCCGGTTTCGATAAGCACAAATTCTTGATGCGCCAATGCCCACTCCAAGGCAGTGCGGATGTTGTCAATATCCGCGACGAGTTTGGCAAGCGACTCGCGTTGCATGGAACTTCGTAATGGCAGATCTTCCTGACCGAGGAAGCGGATGAAGTATCGCCCGTGAAGCGCCTGCGCCTCTTCCCTGACCTTGAGCTGGTCTGCCAACCGTTCAGCCGCGTACTGTCTGATAATTTCGTGCAGGTCGTATCGCCCCGTTCCACTTCTGTGGACCAATGACTTGGCGACCAATGCCGAGAGGACGGGGAGAGTCGCATCCGCGATGTCTCCTGCCGCTTCGCGCGAGAATCCGCCTTGGAAGATGGCAAGCCGAAGCAAAACATTCTGTTCTTCTTTAGTTAGTAGATCCCATGAATGATCGAAGACCGCCCGAATCGAGCGGTGACGGGTGGGCACATCCTTGGCAGAGATGGAGAGGAAATCCAATCCACGCTCGATCTCGCTGGCGATCTCACGGCAGGACAAGGTCCGCACCCAGGCGGCGGCAAGTTCAATGCCGAGCGGCATGCCGTTGACCAAATTACAAATACGGACGATGGCTGGGTAGTCTTCTGTTGTGGCGTCAAAGCTGACATGCGCGCGGCGGGCGCGTTGTAGAAACAACTCCACGGATGTGCCTTCGATATCCGTCCCTTCGGGGATGGGTAAGCCATGCACTTCGAAGATCCATTCACCTTGCAGCCCTACTGACTCGCGTGAGGTGACCAGGAGTTTGAGTTTGGATGTTCTTGCCAATACCTCTGCAAAGAATTCAGAGATGCTTGCATCACCGAGAAGATGTTCGAGGTTATCGATCAGCAGAAGGGTGTGTTTGTCTTTGAGATAGTTGAATAATTGCTCTTTGGGCTCATGCTCACCTTGAAGCGTAAAGCCCATTGAATCGGCGATGACGGGGATGAGGTAACGGGAGGATTGAATCGGCGCGAGCGGGACGAAATAGACGCCACCTTCATAATCGGGTTGAGTGCGGGATGCGGTTTCAAGCGCGAGGCGGGTTTTGCCCATGCCTCCGGGACCCGCCACGGTCAACATGCGGCAATGCGGGTCACGTAGAAGTTTGCGCAGTTCATCCACTTCATGTTGACGCCCGATGAGGGGAGTGGGCAGGGTGGGGAGGTTGGAAGATGATGTTTGAGCTGGGGGAATGTTTGGGGGCTGAACCCGCTGCGATACGGGAGAGAGGCGGTCTGTCGTCCATTCACCGCGGGCGACTTTGATGAAATCCTCCCGTTCAGCAATTTCCAAAATATTGGCGATCAATTCAGCGATCTGGGCGGAGGGACGGCGTTCGTCGCCCTCGATCTTGCGCAGCATGGCGACCGAACAGCCCACGCGATTGGCAAACTCCTCGCGCGTCAGCCTGCGTGCTGTGCGTTGCTCACGAAGCCATTCACCAAATGTTTTCATGTAAAAAAATTGTAACACTTTTTGTCACACTGAACTGACACCCAAAGGGCGGCAGGAAAGCGTTTAATGCGGGCATGGCAAATTTATCTCTTCAAACAAAACCTTATTCGTTCGACGATGACTGCCAACGATTTGAGTCACTGGGTGCGTTCGTTTGCATCAAAGCGAGCGCGGAACAGACAGGAGGTGCGTTCAATTTATTCGATGTGTTATGTCCGGTTGGATATGAAACGCCACTGCATATCCATTACGCGGAAGATGTGGCGATCTATGTTTTGGAAGGTGTGCTCGATATTTTTTGGGGCGAAGAAAGCAAACGGGCAAAACCTGGTTCGTACTTTTTTCAACCGCGAGGCACGCCGCATGGGTTTCGTGTGAACGGGACGAAGTCTGTGCGCATGTTGTATCTGACCTTCCCGGCAGGCTTCGATACCTTTGTGATCGAGCGAGCCAAGCCTTTCACAGACTTCGACGCCATGATGTTGGAAGCCCGTCATAAGATCGAGATTTTGGGTTCGTTGCCCACTTTAGAAAAAGGAGAAGACGATGAGTAAATTTTTGAAATGGACGAAAAAGATGATGACCGGATTGTTGATCTTCACATTGGTTGCTGTAGCTCTGACTTGGGTTGCAGGAAGCATCGCCAAGAACAGACTCGCCGTGCAGTATCCCGCGCCCGGCAAGTTGGTGGATGTGGGCGGATATCACATGCACATCCATTGCGTTGGCGAAGGCAGTCCAGTCGTGGTGATGGAATCTGGCTTGAACGATTTTTCATTGCAATGGTCTTCAGTGCAGGCGGAGATCGGTCAGTTTGCGAGAGTCTGCGTATATGACCGGGCAGGCTTCGGGTGGAGTGAGGCGAGTCCGCATCCGCGCACGGTGGCGACGATGGTGAACGAATTGCACACCTTGCTTCAGAATGCCGAGGTGGAAGGTCCGTATGTGATGGTAGGTCATTCCTTTGGCGGAATCGTGGTGCGGGAATTTACGCATCAATATCCAGACGAAGTGACCGCCATGCTGCTGGTGGACTCGGCACATGAACTGCACTTTGTGCGCATCCCTGCCTTTGCGACATTGACAGAAGCGATGGCGCGTCAGTTCAAGTTGTTTGCCGCGCTCAATTCTTTCGGCATCATGGCATTGTCACCGGAGCAGATTCCCGCTCGCGGGTTGGAAGGCGAAGCGTTGGAACAATATCGCGCCTTGCTCGCAACCACAGATTATTTCAATGCGGCTGTGATCGAGTCATCCTCTTTCCTTGCCGAGTTTGGAACCGGTTCGACACACAAACTCAAAGGTCTGGGCGACCTGCCGCTGATCGTCCTGACACGCGGCTTGCCCGACTCGCTGCCCATTCTTTCGGAGCAGGAGAACGCTCAATACGATACGACCTGGTACGAATTGCAGCGTGAGTTGGTGGGCTTGTCTTCAAATAGCAGGCAGATCATTGCCGAAGACAGCGGGCATTACATCCAGTTGGATGAGCCAAATCTGGTCATTGATGCGGTTCGTGAATTAGTTGAACAATCAAAATAAACCTCGCTCCCGCCGCAGTCCCCGGCGGCGGGAAACAAGAAAAAATAAAAGGAGTCTCTTATGTTTGCTGGACATTTAGCTGCTGGTTTGGTTCTCAAGAAAATGGAACGTCGCATCAATTTAGGCTGGTTGTTCTTCGCTGCCCTGTTCCATGATTTTCTGCTCGGCATTCTGGTGTTGCTAGGTCTGGAGCAGATTCACATCCCCGCGAACTTCGCGCAGACGCATTACCTGACCTTTACCTTCCCATATTCGCACGGGCTGACCGCTTCGATCATCTGGTCTTTGCTGGGTTTCGCCATCACATACGCCGTCCTGCCGCGTTGGTTGAGCAAGGAACGCAAGCAGGCAGGCTTGGCGATCGCATTGGCTGTGTTCTCGCATTTCGTTCTGGATTGGTTCGTCCACATCCCTGAGATGCCTTTGCTCGGCGCGGACTCTCCGAAGGTCGGATTAAGTTTATGGAATAACCTTCCGCTCGCGCTCGGACTTGAAGTTGGTATGGTCCTCATTGGCTTTATCTACTACCTGAGCATGGTCAAACCTAAGACGAACCTCGCCAAATATGGAGTCGCTGTTCTCATGGTCTTGATTACTACCCTGACCGTCACCGGACAGTTGCTCGCCGAAACGCCACCACCCGCGAATGGAGCCGCCATGTCCTGGATCTTTCAACCCTTCCTCATCTGCGGACTTGCGTATTGGTTCGACCGAAAGGAGAAGTGATCGAAAATAGATATGTACTTCACCTACCGTTGAATCATATTCAAAAAACTTTAGAAAAGGAAAAACATAATGTCTACTTCAGTTCTAACGACCACTAACAATAAAGCATCAACTTCATTTATCGAGCGATATCAGATTCCCATCCTCTTTTTGCTGGTGCTTGGGTTGACCTGGCCTTTCATGATCGTGGATGTGCTTGGCTCGCACGGGATTCTCCCGTTCCGTGTCCCTATGATCTTGTGGTTGGTGATGGGGTATATGCCAACATTGGCTGCCGTGATTGTGACTGGCTTGACCCAAGGCAGAGAAGGTATTCGTGCTTTGTTCAGGAAATTCCTAATAGCACGCGTTGGAATCAAATGGTATCTCTTTGCCATCTTTGCTCTGGCAGGAGCAACCATTGCCGCTGTTATCCTCGGTAACCAATTCGGAGCAACGACTGATAGCCCATTGCTTAAACCAGATATCGCAGCAGCAGGACCAGCCGCCATCTTCCTGAATGCCACCTTGATGTTTATCGTCCGCGGAATTCTGAATGGTGAAGAGTTCGCCTGGCGTGGATTAGCCTTGCCGAAACTTCAGGCAAAATACAACGCCCTTACCTCCAGCCTGATCCTCAGCATCCCGTGGATACTCTTTCATCTGCCGCTTTTCTTTACAAAAGGCTCCACGCAGGAACATATGTCCATCCTTAGCTATGCCGTTCAACTTGCAGCCACATCGATTCTGTTTACATGGATATATAACAATACCAAAGGCAGCGTCTTACTTGCTTATATCTTCCATGCCTCAATGAACACCTGGACTGAATTGTTTAGCATCGATGCTGGGAATGCATTTCAAAACTGGATATTGACCGGTGTGATCGTAGCGCTGACGGTCATTGTGCTGATCTTTTCCGGCGCTGAAAACCTTTCTCGAAAGAATCAAAGAATTCAAGAATAAAACAGTTTATCAAAGGATGCAGTTACATTGAAAGTGACTGCATCCAGTGTTGAAAGGTAAAAATGAAAAGGCAAGCCATGTTCATCTTCTTGATTGTTCTGCTTATTGGTTTTACTTTATACGCTTTCGCTCCCCACGTTCCTGCCGTCCCAAAAAATGTTGAAAGCGTCACTGAAATGGAAGCCTATTTGAATCGGCTAACCGCTTCGGGAAACCCGCCCGGCTTATCCGTGGTCGTGGTCAGGGATGGCGAAATCATTTACAACAATGCCTTCGGGGTCGCTGACGGTCCACGCAAGATCAAAGCCACGCCGGAGACCGTCTATCACTGGTGGTCGATGACCAAAATCCCCACCGCGATTGCCATCATGCAGTTACAGGAACAAGGCAAGATAAAACTCGATGATGAAGTCACCAAGCACCTGCCTTGGTTCGAAGTGACTTATCCATCAGGTGATAGCCCAGCCATCACAATCCGTCACTTGATGCAGCATACCTCCGGGCTGCCAAATCCTGTCCCTGCCATGATCGGCTGGGTTCATTATGACGATGCCACGCCAAACCAGACCGAAGTGTTGAAAAAATATTTGCCGGAATTCAACAACGTGAAATTCGAACCTGGCTCAAAGGCGATCTATGGAAATCTCAATTACATGGTCTTGGGTGCAGTGATCGAAGCCGTATCCGGGCAGACCTACGAAGAATATATCCTCGAAAATATTCTGGCTCCTCTTGGCATGACCCAAACGAACTTCGTCTACACCTCAGACATGTCCATGCATGAAGCGGCGGGCAGCATTCCCCTCGTCCATTTCTTTACGCCGCTGCTCCCGACACTCCTTGATACAGACGCGCTCGTCCGTGAACGGGATGGTAAACTACTGTGGATGAATCGTGTATACATCGAAGCGACTCCATCCACCGGCTTGATCGGACCCGCACCGGATGCGGCGAAGTTGATGATGGCATATCTCAATCGCGGCACGCTTAACGGACAGTCGATCCTGTCTCCCGAATCCATTTCCACGCTGACGAATACTCCTCCCATCAACGGGCGCGGACTTGGCTGGGCAGTCGGCGAATCAAACGGAGAGCTTTACCTCGAACACGGCGGAGGCGGTCCCGGCTTTGCCGCCACCATGCGCCTTTACCCCGAAAGCGGATTGGGCATTGTCATCCTCGCCAACGGCACCGACCTGGATCGCGATGGTCTCGCCGATTTACTAAAAACCTTAAACTATCAATAAATGGATGGATACCATGTCTATAAATACTTCTACAACGAATAATCGAGTCACTTCCTTCATTAAACAAAACCCATTGCTTTCGATCTATATCATCATGTTCACAATAGCCTGGTCGGTCATGATTCCACAAGCGTTGTACTCGCAAGGGATGATATCTTTTCAACTTCCTGAGATCCTTGAAATTTTCGTTGGTTGGTCACCGGCTATTGCTGCGCTGATCGTCTCTGCTGTACTAGCAGGACGCTCCGGAATCCGGGAAGTCTTTGGTCGCTTTTTGATCTGGAGAGTCGGACCCCAGTGGTATTTGGTTGGGATATTCCTGCTGGCTGCCATCATTCTGGGCGGGATCGGTCTTCATATGGTTTTCGGCGGCACAATGCCTGTCATCCCTGTGGCTGGCAAACCACTATGGGAGATCGCTCTGACTTTTATCGTTTTCATACTTCTCGGTTTCCTATTCAATACAGAAGAGGTCGTCTGGCTTGGAGTTGCCATACCTCGACTCCGGGATCGTTTTGGCATTCTGATGACCGTTCTCCTCATTGCCATCCCTGAAGTCATACTCCATTTGCCCTCATTTTGGATGACCGAGAATCCCTTCTATCAAAATGTCGGCATTTCCTGGTTCCTGGCTTTCTCGATTGCCATGGTCGTCATTTACGTGTATGTATTCAACATGACAAAGGGCAGCCTCATCATCGTCACCCTCCTGCATGCTTCGCAGAATGCCTGGTCTACACTGCTTTCGGATAACAGCCCGCGTCCATTCCATTTTACTGTCGTTCTAGCCTGGGTGATCGCTCTCGCTTTGATTGCAGTGACACGCGGTCAGTTAGGGTATTCGACAGCCCAAAAATAATGGGGGGCACTTAATATTGATCCCTGATCTACACGAACCAGTTGACCACTAATCCTGAAATGAAAATCCCAAACCCAAAAATAATATGATTCATCAAACTGCGAAGCCTTGCTTGTGTGGGTTTCGCAGTTTTTGATGCGGCAGCACCCAGCCCGAATGCAGGTTGCATGATGAGGAATGGTGCGGAGACCGTGATGATTCCAAAGACCAACGCGGGAATCAAAGTGGGATGTTGAAGCCAGCTCTTACCTGCAATTGCAACAAAAACGATGGCAAATGTAATCCCGGTTATGTAATGTGTAATCCATCCAACTACACATTCCGCGTACTTCTTCGGAGCGGTGACAATGTTCGAGTGTCGAAAGACACCTTCTGGCATGTATAGAACCCAGCGCCCAACCAGACAGAAGTTCGAAGGGGCGATCTTGAAGGCATGTTTGAGGAAAATCCCCCAAAGATCAAACGTCAAGGTTGCCCCAATCCCGATAATGATGACGTTGAGGAAGTAAAGAATTGAATTATTCATCTTTGTTTTTATTGCTTTCTCATATGGAGGACAATTAAAGTAATCACTACACAAATCAGCCCGGGCAGGCTGGCTTCGAGCCCAAACTGACCACCTGTCAGCCATGCCGGGATATCTCCAAAGGTGGGTGTCAATAAACCTGATTGCTCGGTTCCGCTCACGCCAAAACCAAGAACACTGCCTTGCACAAAGTTCGCCATTAGATGCAGACCAAGGGGCATCGCCAGGCTCTTCGTTTGAATAAAAGCCAGACCGAACAGGATCGAGGCGAGAAAAATGTCGATGCTTGCCAACACTTTGACGCTACCGGTCATGCCCGGATTGTTCAAGTGTGTAAGAAGAAAAAAGACAGCGACGATCAGTTGGGCTGACCATTGACCCAATCCGGCGATGAGGCGCTGAAAGACAAACCCGCGGAACAACAATTCTTCTGCAACGGCTACTCCAACAAAGAGCAGGAAACTCGATGATAGGACCGATATGCCTGACGGATTCCATTGCCAGTGGACCCAGCCGAAGATGCTTAAAATGAGCGCTGGGGCTAGCATGAGGGCGGAACCAATCAATCCGCCAACGCATAGTTCCTTGAGCCAATGAACATCGAATTTGCCGAACAATTCAGCGATTGGTCTTTGGCGTGGCAATTGACAGATAATCGATGCCAGAGTGACAATTATGACTTGCAAGCCTATGGATACTTCTTTGTTGTTCTGCTGTGCTGTTAGCAAGGTTGGGAAGAGCAGCAACGCAAGCACAAGAAAAAAGATCAGAATCCACCAGCCATTGCGAAGTTGCCGTTCGGAATTTAGAAACGGACTAAAGGTCATAGACTATCCTGTCTGTAAGGGCATCGGCTTTATGGCTGTTGCATTTTTTCTTTAAAGAACATGATTATGCTGGCATTCATATCCGTATGGAAAGCCTTCCTGTCGAACTGCCCCTCATCGGAGCAAATTTCAGAGGGCGCGAGAAAACTACAGGGTGTGAGGAACGAAAGATGACCTGCCCCAGGGACCGAGTGAAACTCAACTAAGGAGCCCAATGCTTCGCGGACCAACTTTGTGTTTGTGGCATACGGAACGTTGATATCATCCTCGGCGCTCCAAAGCTGAATTGGCACATGGACATTATCAAGTCCATGTGGAACAAATGTAAATCCCAGTCCCGGCGCCGCCACGACCGCTGCCTTAATTCTCAAATCGGGCAGAAAATCATTTTCCATTGTCGCCGAATCGGCATTTAGCAGTGGGGAGTTGACGGACTGTAGCAGATCGCAAACAATTTCAGGTGACTCGGCACAATGTTTCGCTATGATGCGAAGGTCTGGCTGACCACCAACGGCAGTCAATACTGTAAATCCACCCGCCGAGAGCCCGTAAGCGCCGATACGTTCTGGGTCGATATGATCATGATATTCCCAATTGTCGAGCATGTAATCAATAGCAGTATGGATTTCTTCGTTGCGTTGTGTTAACCAGGTTATTGAACCGACGGCACTTTGGTCAGCATAGTTGTCGCCACTATGCATGGGTGCTACGACTACATAACCAGCGTTCGCAAGTGCAAGTGCCAGGTCGGCGTGACTTGCAGGTCCACCGCCGTTTCCATGTGAGATGATTATTAATGGCAGATCATTTCCTGAAATTGGGGCATTGCGCGCCACATCCATCAATATGATGCTCAACATTGTCGTTGGTTTAGGTTTTACATGAGTTGGGTACCACACCCCGGCGGGAATAGGCTTTCCATTCGCGTCAGGGATTTGAATTGTTTCGAATCCTACAGGGTTTTCGGTTCTTAACGCTGTTGACATGGCAAAGCGGACAAGCCCAAACGCAGTTACTGAAAGTACAATAAATATCCAAAGAATCCATTTCATTTTTTTCTCCTTCTTGACCGATACTTCTTAACTGTGTTGGTTGTTATTTGCATTTCTACATGTTTGGGTTCAACCTGGTTTACAGCAAGCAACGGCATTCCCAGGTCACGGATTTTTTTCAAGATGCCATGTAATGCAGACTGGTCGATAATGGGTCCACTTAAGAGTGTGTTCCCATCTTCTTCCAATGCGATGGTCAACCCATCGAACCAGCCTGCCATTTGCTGACCCAGATGACCTTTGATCCTGATCTGAAAGATATTCGGCACATCCGGGTCCTGCCCTAAATTCTGTTCGTTTTGCATTATTGCACCCTAATGACGATGTTCCCTTTTTTTCGTCCCATATCCATGTAACGGTGCGCCTCGACCATATCTTCCAGCGGATAGCTCTGGTCAATGACCGCTTTGACCTCGCCCTTCTCGATCAGTTCCTTGATAAAGATCAGGTTATCCATGCCTTCTTTTGTATCCAGTTTTGCCATCGAAACAAATGTTCCGTTTGATGCGAGAACCTTCGAGTATTGTGATTTGGGGAACTTCGCCACTGTGTCGAAGATAACGTCGTAGCGTTCTTCCCTGGATGAAAAATCCTCTTTTGTGTAATCGATGATGTGATCAGCGCCCAGTGATTTCACCATTTCCAAATTGGATGTGCTGCACACCCCGGTCACTTCTGCGCCAAAATACTTTGCCAACTGCACAGCATACGTACCGACACTTCCAGACGCGCCGTAGATCAGGACTTTTTGTCCGCGCTGGATGTTTCCCTTGCGGAGCAGACGAAGCGCCGTGGTCGCGCCGATGGGGAGTGCTGCAGCTTCTTCATAGGTTATGTTGGCGGGTTTGATCGCCATCATCGCCTTCTCGGGCAGGGATTTGTATTCGGCATAGCCGCCAAAATTCTCGGTCAGGGTGGAGGCGAAAACCTGGTCACCGACCTTGAAGCGGGTCACATCTTTGCCGACCGCTTCCACTATGCCCGCAAGTTCAGAGCCGAAGATCGGTTGTCTGGGTTTTGTGATGCCCAGCGCAAGGCGGGCGGGGATCCATACAGCGGCAGGGACGGTAAAACTTCGCATTCGGAAATCCGCAGCGGTGACCGTGGTGGCGTGGACTTTGATCAAAACTTCATCGCCTTTCGGCGTCGGCTTATCAATCTCTTTGAGTTGAAGAACTTCAGGACCACCATATTGGGTTGCTACAATTGCTTTCATTTTTTGTCTCCTTATTTTCTAAAATATTAAGTGAACTTGATGTCAATATTCAAATCTATGCTGTGCGGGTTTGTCTGGTTGCACCCTTGCGGATGCTCCATTCCGCCACGGCAAGATTGATCACCCAGGCTGCGCCATGCAACAACGCGTTTTGAAATTCATTGGGCGTGCCGAAGATCAAGGCACCGACCATACCCGTGAATACCTGCGTACCTGCACCAAGACCGAGTGCGTAAGCGCGCGCCATCCAAGCCAGGTGCTGATCAACATCCTTCCGCAGGATGGCGAGGTATCCCAAGATGATCGAGAGAACCATGCCAGTTCCGAATAGGAGCCGAAAGGCATATAGCAGGTTACTTGCGCCTTCCTGACGAGGATAGAACAAGGTCATCCAGATCGCTGAAAGCCCAACGAGAAGTCCAACTGGAACCAGAAACCTGCCAACCCAACGATGCCATTTACTTCCGCGCTGCCAAAGGCGACCCACGAACTGGAGCGCGCCAAGCAGGACATAGACCGCAGATGCAATAATGTGAATAACCACAGGCGAAGGAGATGCAAAGAAGCGCGCGTTGTCTGGTGTGATCTCAGCGCCGCTTGCCAATTCGTTCAAGCGTAACGCGCCAAAGATCAGGGGAATGATGCTG
This portion of the Anaerolineales bacterium genome encodes:
- a CDS encoding beta-lactamase family protein; translated protein: MKRQAMFIFLIVLLIGFTLYAFAPHVPAVPKNVESVTEMEAYLNRLTASGNPPGLSVVVVRDGEIIYNNAFGVADGPRKIKATPETVYHWWSMTKIPTAIAIMQLQEQGKIKLDDEVTKHLPWFEVTYPSGDSPAITIRHLMQHTSGLPNPVPAMIGWVHYDDATPNQTEVLKKYLPEFNNVKFEPGSKAIYGNLNYMVLGAVIEAVSGQTYEEYILENILAPLGMTQTNFVYTSDMSMHEAAGSIPLVHFFTPLLPTLLDTDALVRERDGKLLWMNRVYIEATPSTGLIGPAPDAAKLMMAYLNRGTLNGQSILSPESISTLTNTPPINGRGLGWAVGESNGELYLEHGGGGPGFAATMRLYPESGLGIVILANGTDLDRDGLADLLKTLNYQ
- a CDS encoding DUF2938 domain-containing protein; its protein translation is MNNSILYFLNVIIIGIGATLTFDLWGIFLKHAFKIAPSNFCLVGRWVLYMPEGVFRHSNIVTAPKKYAECVVGWITHYITGITFAIVFVAIAGKSWLQHPTLIPALVFGIITVSAPFLIMQPAFGLGAAASKTAKPTQARLRSLMNHIIFGFGIFISGLVVNWFV
- a CDS encoding prolyl oligopeptidase family serine peptidase, encoding MKWILWIFIVLSVTAFGLVRFAMSTALRTENPVGFETIQIPDANGKPIPAGVWYPTHVKPKPTTMLSIILMDVARNAPISGNDLPLIIISHGNGGGPASHADLALALANAGYVVVAPMHSGDNYADQSAVGSITWLTQRNEEIHTAIDYMLDNWEYHDHIDPERIGAYGLSAGGFTVLTAVGGQPDLRIIAKHCAESPEIVCDLLQSVNSPLLNADSATMENDFLPDLRIKAAVVAAPGLGFTFVPHGLDNVHVPIQLWSAEDDINVPYATNTKLVREALGSLVEFHSVPGAGHLSFLTPCSFLAPSEICSDEGQFDRKAFHTDMNASIIMFFKEKMQQP
- a CDS encoding CPBP family intramembrane metalloprotease; protein product: MTFSPFLNSERQLRNGWWILIFFLVLALLLFPTLLTAQQNNKEVSIGLQVIIVTLASIICQLPRQRPIAELFGKFDVHWLKELCVGGLIGSALMLAPALILSIFGWVHWQWNPSGISVLSSSFLLFVGVAVAEELLFRGFVFQRLIAGLGQWSAQLIVAVFFLLTHLNNPGMTGSVKVLASIDIFLASILFGLAFIQTKSLAMPLGLHLMANFVQGSVLGFGVSGTEQSGLLTPTFGDIPAWLTGGQFGLEASLPGLICVVITLIVLHMRKQ
- a CDS encoding CPBP family intramembrane metalloprotease; its protein translation is MSTSVLTTTNNKASTSFIERYQIPILFLLVLGLTWPFMIVDVLGSHGILPFRVPMILWLVMGYMPTLAAVIVTGLTQGREGIRALFRKFLIARVGIKWYLFAIFALAGATIAAVILGNQFGATTDSPLLKPDIAAAGPAAIFLNATLMFIVRGILNGEEFAWRGLALPKLQAKYNALTSSLILSIPWILFHLPLFFTKGSTQEHMSILSYAVQLAATSILFTWIYNNTKGSVLLAYIFHASMNTWTELFSIDAGNAFQNWILTGVIVALTVIVLIFSGAENLSRKNQRIQE
- a CDS encoding NAD(P)-dependent alcohol dehydrogenase, producing MKAIVATQYGGPEVLQLKEIDKPTPKGDEVLIKVHATTVTAADFRMRSFTVPAAVWIPARLALGITKPRQPIFGSELAGIVEAVGKDVTRFKVGDQVFASTLTENFGGYAEYKSLPEKAMMAIKPANITYEEAAALPIGATTALRLLRKGNIQRGQKVLIYGASGSVGTYAVQLAKYFGAEVTGVCSTSNLEMVKSLGADHIIDYTKEDFSSREERYDVIFDTVAKFPKSQYSKVLASNGTFVSMAKLDTKEGMDNLIFIKELIEKGEVKAVIDQSYPLEDMVEAHRYMDMGRKKGNIVIRVQ